In a genomic window of Sporosarcina trichiuri:
- a CDS encoding CTP synthase, with protein MTKYIFITGGVVSSLGKGINAASLGRLLKNRGLQVTIQKFDPYINIDPTMMSPLQHGEVFVTQDGAETDLDVGHYERFIDIDLNQYSNITMGKVYSLVLQKERNGEYNGATVQVIPHITNEIKTLIKRAGQEMHADVVITEIGGSVGDFESLPYLEAIRQMKTDLGKDDVMYIHNTLVPYLKAAGEMKTKPTQHSVKELRSLGIQPNMIVLRSEYAIPQEMKDKIALFCNIKPEEVIEATDAETLYEVPLRLHEQKMDDIVVDYLGLEAKQPEMDEIKELVSRVKNLSKTVRVALVGKYVELQDAYISLVEALNHAGYAFDTTIDIKWINSEDVTAENAAELLSDVDGLLVPAGFGERGVDGMIHAIAFARKSGLPFLGTGLGMQLAMVEYARDVMGLGNAHSVEFDAHTPNPIFLLHPDFRNGREDESALRLGSYPCEVKEGTKTYEAYGKDLIEERHRHRYEFNTAYLDRFEEAGLVISGISPDERLVEIIELPSHPFYIGCQFHPEFVSRPTRPQPLIKGFVEAALSHQN; from the coding sequence ATGACGAAATATATATTCATCACAGGCGGCGTTGTCTCATCACTCGGAAAAGGCATCAATGCCGCTTCACTCGGACGGCTTCTGAAAAACCGCGGCCTGCAGGTCACGATCCAGAAATTCGACCCATACATCAACATCGACCCGACCATGATGAGCCCGCTGCAGCACGGCGAAGTATTCGTCACACAGGACGGCGCGGAAACGGACTTGGATGTCGGCCACTATGAGCGGTTCATCGACATCGATCTGAACCAATACTCCAATATCACGATGGGCAAAGTATACTCACTCGTCCTGCAGAAAGAACGGAACGGTGAATACAACGGCGCAACCGTGCAGGTCATCCCGCACATCACCAACGAAATCAAGACCCTCATCAAGCGCGCAGGCCAGGAAATGCATGCGGATGTCGTCATTACGGAGATCGGCGGAAGCGTCGGTGACTTCGAATCCCTGCCGTATCTCGAAGCAATCCGCCAGATGAAAACCGATCTCGGCAAAGACGACGTCATGTACATCCACAACACGCTCGTGCCATACTTGAAAGCCGCCGGGGAGATGAAGACCAAGCCGACCCAGCACAGTGTCAAGGAACTTCGCAGTCTCGGCATCCAGCCGAACATGATCGTCCTGCGGAGCGAATATGCGATCCCGCAGGAAATGAAAGACAAGATCGCGCTCTTCTGCAACATCAAGCCGGAGGAAGTCATCGAAGCGACCGATGCGGAAACGCTGTACGAAGTGCCGCTCCGCCTGCACGAACAGAAGATGGACGATATCGTCGTCGACTACCTCGGTCTGGAAGCGAAACAGCCGGAGATGGATGAAATCAAAGAGCTCGTCAGCCGCGTGAAGAACCTTTCAAAGACCGTACGTGTCGCGCTCGTCGGAAAATACGTCGAACTGCAGGATGCGTACATTTCCCTGGTGGAAGCATTGAACCACGCGGGCTATGCATTCGACACGACGATTGACATCAAATGGATCAACTCCGAAGACGTGACTGCAGAGAACGCTGCGGAGCTGCTGTCCGACGTCGACGGCCTGCTCGTGCCGGCCGGCTTCGGGGAACGCGGAGTCGACGGTATGATTCACGCGATTGCCTTTGCCCGGAAATCAGGCCTGCCGTTCCTCGGAACTGGTCTCGGCATGCAGCTCGCGATGGTCGAATATGCACGCGATGTCATGGGGCTCGGCAATGCACACTCCGTCGAATTCGACGCGCATACACCGAATCCGATCTTCCTGCTGCACCCGGACTTCCGCAACGGCCGCGAAGACGAAAGCGCCCTGCGCCTCGGCAGCTATCCGTGCGAAGTGAAGGAAGGCACGAAAACGTATGAAGCGTACGGCAAGGACCTCATCGAGGAGCGCCACCGCCACCGCTATGAATTCAACACGGCATACCTGGACCGCTTTGAAGAAGCCGGTCTCGTGATCTCCGGCATCAGCCCGGATGAGCGCCTCGTTGAAATCATCGAACTGCCGAGCCATCCATTCTACATCGGCTGCCAGTTCCATCCGGAATTCGTCTCCCGCCCGACACGCCCGCAGCCGCTCATCAAAGGCTTCGTCGAAGCGGCACTCAGCCACCAGAACTAA
- the rpoE gene encoding DNA-directed RNA polymerase subunit delta: MDVTNMTKEQLREESLIDITFAIFERTRNPIAFNDLLHEIQQLTGLSDSEMQSRLPQFYTDLNIDGRFMAMNDGRWSLREWYPVDQIEEETAPVVKVRKKKKKAVDEDEEEEELEEEDLEDAEFFEEDYEELGDEADEADDEEDEVDSDEDEIDDPAEGLEIIPDEDIDLDEEEDEEEDEEEEEL; encoded by the coding sequence ATGGACGTAACAAACATGACAAAAGAGCAATTACGCGAAGAATCCCTCATCGATATCACGTTCGCGATTTTCGAGCGGACGAGAAACCCGATCGCTTTCAATGACCTGTTGCACGAAATCCAGCAGCTCACCGGGCTGTCCGACAGTGAGATGCAATCAAGACTCCCGCAATTCTATACGGACCTCAACATCGACGGCCGCTTCATGGCCATGAATGACGGCCGCTGGTCACTCCGCGAGTGGTACCCGGTCGACCAGATCGAAGAAGAGACGGCACCTGTCGTCAAAGTCCGCAAGAAGAAGAAAAAAGCGGTCGATGAAGACGAAGAGGAAGAGGAACTGGAAGAGGAAGACCTTGAGGACGCTGAATTCTTCGAGGAAGACTACGAAGAACTCGGAGACGAAGCCGATGAGGCGGACGACGAGGAAGACGAAGTCGATTCGGACGAAGACGAAATCGACGATCCGGCGGAAGGGCTTGAAATTATTCCTGACGAAGACATCGACCTCGATGAAGAGGAAGACGAGGAAGAAGACGAAGAGGAAGAGGAATTATAA